A window of the Alnus glutinosa chromosome 4, dhAlnGlut1.1, whole genome shotgun sequence genome harbors these coding sequences:
- the LOC133866837 gene encoding cell division control protein 2 homolog → MDQYEKVEKIGEGTYGVVYKGRDLSTNETIALKKIRLEQEDEGVPSTAIREISLLKEMQHVNIVKLQDVVHSEKRLYLVFEYLDLDLKKHMDSSPDFGKDLRQVKMFLHQILRGIAYCHSHRVLHRDLKPQNLLLDRSANVLKLADFGLARAFGIPVRTFTHEVVTLWYRAPEILLGSRHYSTPVDVWSVGCIFAEMVNQRPLFPGDSEIDELFRIFRVLGTPNEDTWPGVTSLPDYKSAFPKWPSKDLAAVVPNLDSAGVDLLSKMLCLDPSRRITARIALEHEYFKDIGFVP, encoded by the exons ATGGACCAG TACGAGAAAGTTGAGAAGATTGGCGAAGGGACCTATGGTGTGGTCTATAAGGGTCGTGACCTTTCGACCAATGAGACTATAGCTTTAAAGAAGATTCGCTTGGAGCAGGAAGATGAGGGAGTACCAAGCACCGCAATACGAGAAATCTCCCTCTTGAAAGAAATGCAGCATGTGAACATTGTCAA GTTACAGGACGTGGTGCATAGTGAGAAGCGCTTGTATCTGGTTTTCGAGTACCTTGACTTGGATCTGAAGAAGCACATGGATTCATCTCCAGACTTCGGAAAGGATCTACGTCAAGTGAAA ATGTTCCTTCATCAAATTCTCCGTGGCATTGCTTATTGCCATTCCCATAGAGTTCTTCATCGAGATCTGAAACCTCAGAATTTGCTATTAGATCGCAGCGCCAATGTACTAAAGCTTGCAGACTTTGGACTGGCCAGAGCATTTGGTATTCCTGTCAGGACATTTACACATGAG GTGGTGACCCTGTGGTACAGAGCTCCAGAAATATTGCTTGGATCCCGCCATTACTCTACCCCTGTTGATGTTTGGTCGGTGGGTTGCATATTTGCCGAGATGGTTAACCAACGGCCACTATTTCCTGGGGACTCTGAAATTGATGAACTGTTTAGGATTTTCAG AGTCTTGGGCACCCCAAACGAGGATACATGGCCTGGAGTGACTTCTTTGCCTGATTATAAATCTGCTTTTCCCAAATGGCCTTCTAAG GATCTGGCAGCTGTAGTTCCAAATCTTGATTCAGCTGGAGTTGATCTTCTTTCC AAAATGCTTTGCTTGGACCCCAGCAGAAGAATTACAGCCAGGATTGCTCTTGAGCATGAATACTTCAAAGATATTGGATTTGTACCCTGA
- the LOC133866671 gene encoding mitochondrial import inner membrane translocase subunit TIM14-3-like, translating to MTTPLVIGASVASAAIGARYMIAAWQAFKARPPIPRVRRFYYGGFDNVMTRREAALILGVRESTVMEKIKEAHRRVMMANHPDAGGSHYLASKINEAKDVLTGGSKGGGSSAF from the exons ATG ACAACTCCTCTAGTAATAGGTGCTTCTGTGGCAAGTGCTGCCATAGGGGCAAGATACATGATTGCAGCATGGCAAGCATTCAAAGCTCGCCCTCCAATTCCCCGTGTTCGAAGGTTTTATTATGGCGGGTTTGACAACGTCATGACTCGGCGGGAAGCAGCATTAATTCTCGGAGTCAG AGAGAGCACTGTGATGGAGAAGATTAAGGAGGCTCATAGGAGAGTGATGATGGCAAATCACCCTGATGCCGGTGGGAGCCACTATCTGGCTTCCAAGATAAACGAAGCCAAGGATGTCTTGACAGGTGGGTCCAAGGGAGGAGGAAGCTCAGCATTTTAG